In Nocardia asteroides, a single genomic region encodes these proteins:
- a CDS encoding SLC13 family permease, protein MPEPVDTPSPRRTSTLDRLRIGLLVAGVLCVATGLLPRAEAVANMRRIGPLLLFLGSVIVLAELTRRAKVFDVIAHRLAIAGRGRYPALFALCVVFAAGTTILLNLDTTAVLLTPVMLALAGPARIPPLPLAMTTLWLANTASLLLPVSNLTNLLAAERIDLSATEFAAVMALPQLASIAATALCLWWFYWRRAHRDADTYLPPEPIRLDGPRDRALLVATSAACVLFVAAIPLLGEQIGIAAVLAAALAVAAFAVWDRAALRWSLLPWRLLVFVVGLFLVVPTLSRFGLGELMGALIGVDPGAAGAFRAAAAGAGLSNIANNLPAYTAGEAVIPVENRTQLLALLIGTNVAPIVTPWGSLATLLCLEFCRAHGVSVPMRRFVRTGLVLAVLATGGAVTALVLTA, encoded by the coding sequence GTGCCCGAGCCGGTCGACACCCCCTCGCCACGCCGCACCTCCACGCTGGATCGCCTGCGGATCGGGCTGCTGGTGGCCGGCGTGCTCTGCGTCGCCACCGGGCTGCTGCCGCGCGCCGAGGCGGTGGCGAACATGCGCCGGATCGGCCCGCTGCTGCTCTTCCTCGGCAGCGTCATCGTGCTGGCCGAGCTGACCAGGCGGGCCAAGGTCTTCGACGTCATCGCGCACCGGCTCGCCATCGCGGGCCGCGGCCGCTACCCCGCGCTCTTCGCGCTCTGCGTGGTGTTCGCGGCCGGCACCACCATCCTGCTGAACCTGGACACCACCGCGGTGCTGCTCACCCCGGTCATGCTGGCGCTGGCCGGCCCGGCCCGGATCCCGCCGCTGCCGCTGGCCATGACCACGCTCTGGCTGGCCAACACCGCCAGCCTGCTGCTCCCGGTGTCGAACCTGACCAACCTGCTCGCCGCCGAACGGATCGACCTGAGCGCCACCGAGTTCGCCGCCGTCATGGCGCTGCCGCAGCTGGCCTCGATCGCGGCGACGGCGCTCTGCCTGTGGTGGTTCTACTGGCGGCGGGCGCACCGCGACGCCGACACCTACCTGCCGCCGGAGCCGATCCGGCTCGACGGGCCGCGCGACCGCGCTCTGCTCGTCGCGACCTCCGCCGCGTGCGTGCTCTTCGTCGCGGCGATCCCGCTGCTCGGCGAGCAGATCGGGATCGCGGCAGTACTGGCGGCGGCGCTGGCGGTGGCCGCCTTCGCGGTCTGGGACCGCGCCGCGCTGCGCTGGTCGCTGCTGCCGTGGCGGCTGCTGGTCTTCGTGGTGGGGCTGTTCCTGGTGGTGCCGACGCTGAGCCGGTTCGGCCTCGGCGAGCTGATGGGCGCGCTGATCGGCGTCGATCCCGGTGCGGCAGGCGCTTTCCGGGCCGCGGCGGCCGGTGCCGGGCTGTCCAATATCGCCAACAACCTGCCCGCCTACACCGCGGGCGAGGCGGTGATTCCGGTGGAGAACCGGACCCAGCTGCTCGCGCTGCTGATCGGCACCAATGTGGCCCCGATCGTGACGCCGTGGGGCTCGCTGGCGACGCTGCTGTGCCTGGAGTTCTGCCGGGCGCACGGGGTTTCGGTGCCGATGCGCCGGTTCGTGCGCACCGGGCTGGTGCTGGCGGTGCTCGCCACCGGCGGCGCGGTCACCGCCCTCGTACTGACCGCCTGA
- a CDS encoding inositol monophosphatase family protein: MRTREAATAPGLIRAGGLAAPTVSAVTQAAARVAIAAAEEAGAVIRGGLHGALGISVKDAGGDLVTELDLRAERIILDRIRGAFPGHRVLAEESGLLEGFDDDWTWVVDPLDGTNNIAIGLPVCTVGIALCHRGSPVLGVVHEPVAGHTWSAIRGRGAHGPDGRLRCGSAPAAGSGPVLAWLQGYPIRRTDPAARALRLTLEAGSRRLIQLWSPLLCWIMLSRGDIDGFVGYGAGQIDLPAGTLIAREAGVRIVGFDGAPLTEHITPAGGAIDFVAARPEVLPALAGLVESAAGVRVSGLPG; encoded by the coding sequence ATGCGAACACGTGAGGCGGCGACCGCACCCGGCCTGATCCGGGCGGGCGGCCTCGCCGCGCCGACGGTGAGCGCGGTCACACAGGCCGCCGCCCGGGTGGCGATCGCGGCCGCCGAGGAGGCGGGCGCGGTGATCCGGGGCGGGCTGCACGGCGCGCTCGGCATCAGCGTCAAGGACGCGGGCGGCGATCTGGTGACCGAGCTGGACCTGCGCGCCGAGCGGATCATCCTGGATCGCATCCGCGGCGCCTTCCCCGGTCACCGCGTGCTCGCCGAGGAATCCGGGCTGCTCGAGGGCTTCGACGACGACTGGACCTGGGTGGTCGACCCGCTGGACGGCACCAACAACATCGCGATCGGGCTGCCGGTCTGCACCGTCGGCATCGCGCTCTGCCACCGCGGGTCCCCGGTGCTCGGCGTCGTGCACGAACCGGTGGCGGGGCACACCTGGTCGGCGATCCGCGGGCGCGGGGCGCACGGCCCGGACGGCAGGCTGCGCTGCGGCTCCGCTCCGGCGGCCGGCTCCGGCCCGGTGCTGGCCTGGCTGCAGGGTTACCCGATCCGGCGCACCGATCCCGCCGCGCGGGCCCTACGGCTCACGCTGGAGGCCGGTTCCCGCAGGTTGATCCAGCTCTGGTCGCCGCTGCTCTGCTGGATCATGCTGAGCCGCGGCGACATCGACGGCTTCGTCGGCTACGGCGCGGGCCAGATCGATCTGCCCGCGGGCACGCTCATCGCGCGCGAGGCGGGGGTGCGGATCGTCGGCTTCGACGGCGCGCCGCTCACCGAGCACATCACCCCGGCCGGGGGTGCGATCGATTTCGTCGCGGCCCGCCCCGAGGTGCTGCCCGCACTGGCCGGGCTGGTGGAGTCGGCGGCCGGGGTCCGGGTGAGCGGGTTGCCCGGCTGA
- the nusB gene encoding transcription antitermination factor NusB, translated as MADQPADKKPAYKKLGARHKARRRAVDLLFEAEARDVDPAVLADERVDLAGRDQTVAPVHPYTRTLVDGVADDLDRVDNTIESYLQDWALSRLPAVDRAILRIAVWELFHAPDVPPVVAVDEAVELAKELSTDDSPGFVNGVLGKVVLVAEQVRAAAAATRAPRGGDTAN; from the coding sequence GTGGCGGATCAGCCCGCGGACAAGAAGCCCGCGTACAAGAAGCTCGGCGCCCGGCACAAAGCCCGCCGCCGGGCAGTGGACCTGCTCTTCGAGGCCGAGGCCCGGGATGTCGACCCGGCCGTGCTCGCCGACGAGCGGGTCGACCTGGCAGGCCGGGACCAGACGGTCGCGCCGGTCCACCCCTATACCCGGACCCTGGTCGACGGCGTCGCCGACGACCTCGACCGGGTGGACAACACGATCGAGTCCTACCTGCAGGACTGGGCGCTCTCCCGGCTGCCCGCCGTGGACCGGGCCATCCTGCGGATCGCGGTGTGGGAGCTGTTCCACGCCCCGGATGTGCCGCCGGTGGTCGCGGTGGACGAGGCCGTCGAGCTGGCCAAGGAGCTCTCCACCGACGACTCGCCCGGCTTCGTGAACGGCGTGCTCGGCAAGGTGGTGCTGGTGGCGGAGCAGGTGCGCGCCGCTGCGGCCGCCACCCGCGCCCCGCGCGGCGGGGACACCGCGAACTGA
- the efp gene encoding elongation factor P translates to MADTSDFKNGLVLKIDGQLQQITEFQHVKPGKGPAFVRTKLKNVLSGKVVDKTFNAGVKVETATVDRRDMTYLYHDGSDYIFMDGETFDQLSIGESTVGPGARFLLENMQVQVATHEGEALFVELPVTVELVVKHTDIGLQGDRSTGGTKPATLETDAEVQVPLFINTGDKLRIDSRDGSYLGRVNA, encoded by the coding sequence GTGGCGGACACCAGCGACTTCAAGAACGGCCTGGTGCTGAAGATCGACGGTCAACTTCAGCAGATCACCGAATTCCAGCACGTCAAGCCGGGCAAGGGCCCCGCCTTCGTGCGCACCAAGCTGAAGAACGTGCTGTCCGGCAAGGTGGTCGACAAGACCTTCAACGCGGGCGTCAAGGTGGAGACCGCCACGGTCGACCGGCGGGACATGACCTACCTCTACCACGACGGCTCGGACTACATCTTCATGGACGGCGAGACCTTCGATCAGCTCTCGATCGGCGAGTCCACCGTCGGCCCCGGCGCCCGCTTCCTGCTGGAGAACATGCAGGTGCAGGTCGCCACGCACGAGGGTGAGGCGCTCTTCGTCGAGCTTCCGGTCACCGTCGAGCTCGTGGTGAAGCACACCGACATCGGCCTGCAGGGCGATCGCTCCACCGGCGGCACCAAGCCCGCCACCCTGGAGACCGATGCCGAGGTGCAGGTGCCCCTGTTCATCAACACCGGCGACAAGCTGCGTATCGACTCGCGCGACGGCAGCTACCTCGGCCGGGTCAACGCCTGA
- a CDS encoding M24 family metallopeptidase, producing the protein MPDDPAPQPPGSPTGAPLVPDHAARRAALRSLLVENGVDALLVTDLVNIRYLSGFTGSNAVLLVHSWDMRGSEERTVLCTDGRYRSQVAEQVPDLRAEIARACAPRIVELAGEWQLGRIGYESHVMTVDQHRALAEQRTGLELVAVPGLVEQLRMVKDGYEVDRLAAACAAGDAGLATLLERGGLRPGRTEREVARDLEWAMFEHGAAGVAFETIVAAGANSAVPHHRPTGAVLAAGDFVKIDFGAIVDGYHSDMTRTFVLGPAAAWQREVYELVRESQRAGREALRPGARTGDVDAAARTVIEAAGHGEFFVHGLGHGVGLRIHEAPGIAKTATGTLLSGVAVTVEPGVYFPGRGGVRIEDTLVVREEGPELLTRTGKDLTEVG; encoded by the coding sequence ATGCCCGATGATCCAGCGCCACAGCCCCCCGGGTCGCCCACCGGTGCCCCGCTCGTTCCCGATCACGCCGCACGCCGCGCCGCGCTGCGCAGCCTGCTGGTGGAGAACGGCGTCGACGCCCTGCTCGTCACCGATCTCGTGAACATCCGCTATCTCAGCGGCTTCACCGGCTCCAATGCCGTGCTTCTCGTGCACTCGTGGGATATGCGGGGCTCCGAGGAGCGCACGGTGCTCTGCACCGACGGCAGATACCGCAGCCAGGTGGCCGAGCAGGTGCCCGATCTGCGCGCCGAGATCGCCCGCGCCTGCGCGCCGCGGATCGTGGAGCTGGCAGGGGAGTGGCAGCTGGGCCGGATCGGCTACGAGAGCCACGTGATGACCGTCGACCAGCACCGCGCGCTGGCGGAGCAGCGCACCGGGCTGGAGCTGGTGGCGGTGCCGGGGCTGGTCGAGCAGCTGCGGATGGTCAAGGACGGCTACGAGGTGGATCGGCTCGCCGCCGCCTGCGCGGCGGGCGACGCCGGGCTCGCCACCCTGCTCGAGCGCGGCGGGCTGCGGCCGGGCCGCACCGAGCGCGAGGTGGCCAGGGATCTGGAGTGGGCGATGTTCGAGCACGGCGCCGCCGGGGTCGCCTTCGAGACCATCGTCGCCGCGGGCGCCAACTCCGCGGTGCCGCACCACCGGCCCACCGGGGCGGTGCTCGCCGCCGGTGACTTCGTGAAGATCGATTTCGGCGCGATCGTCGACGGCTACCACTCCGACATGACCAGGACCTTCGTTCTCGGCCCCGCCGCGGCGTGGCAGCGCGAGGTCTACGAGCTCGTGCGCGAGTCGCAGCGGGCGGGCCGGGAGGCGCTGCGCCCCGGCGCCAGGACCGGTGACGTGGACGCCGCCGCGCGCACGGTGATCGAGGCGGCCGGGCACGGCGAGTTCTTCGTGCACGGCCTCGGGCACGGGGTCGGGCTGCGCATCCACGAAGCGCCGGGTATCGCGAAAACGGCAACCGGTACACTCTTGTCCGGCGTGGCGGTGACCGTCGAACCAGGTGTGTACTTTCCCGGCCGCGGCGGAGTCCGGATCGAGGACACGCTCGTGGTGCGCGAAGAGGGCCCGGAACTGCTCACCCGCACCGGCAAGGACCTGACCGAGGTCGGCTGA
- a CDS encoding prepilin peptidase, which translates to MSASLALPLFAAWCALAALVDLRTHRLPDRLTAAGALAVLGYAAGTGLFLPALLGAVLLAGVYLAAHLVAPAGIGAGDVKLAVALGAAAACAGARAWVWAALLAPLGTAVAGLVLLALRHRRGLPVRGQPVPHGPAMCAATLFAVATPMAVGQGGPS; encoded by the coding sequence ATGTCCGCTTCCCTCGCCCTCCCGCTCTTCGCCGCCTGGTGCGCTCTCGCCGCCCTCGTCGATCTGCGCACCCACCGGCTGCCCGACCGGCTCACCGCGGCCGGTGCGCTCGCCGTGCTCGGCTATGCCGCGGGCACCGGGCTATTCCTTCCCGCGCTGCTCGGCGCGGTGCTGCTCGCCGGGGTCTATCTGGCGGCGCACCTGGTCGCACCCGCCGGAATCGGCGCGGGCGACGTGAAGCTCGCGGTCGCGCTCGGTGCGGCGGCGGCCTGCGCCGGCGCGCGGGCCTGGGTGTGGGCGGCACTGCTCGCCCCGCTCGGCACCGCCGTCGCCGGGTTGGTGCTACTCGCCCTTCGACATCGGCGCGGGCTGCCGGTACGGGGGCAACCCGTCCCGCACGGCCCGGCCATGTGCGCCGCGACCCTGTTCGCCGTCGCCACGCCGATGGCGGTCGGCCAGGGCGGCCCGTCGTGA
- the aroC gene encoding chorismate synthase — protein sequence MLRWITAGESHGPALVALLDGMVAGVEVTSEEISAQLARRRLGYGRGARMKFEADKVTVVGGVRHGRTMGGPIAIEIANTEWPKWTTVMSADPVDAAELAELARNAPLTRPRPGHADFSGMLKYGFDDARNVLERASARETAARVAAGTVARNFLRQTFGVEVISHVISIGTARSTAEHLPGPDDLDAVDASPVRAFDADAEAAMIAEIEAAKKDGDTLGGVVEVIVTGLPIGLGSFTSGENRLDARLAAALMGIQAIKGVEVGDGFETARRRGSEAHDEMRPGPDGILRSTNRAGGLEGGMTNGEPLRVRAAMKPISTVPRALATVDMSTGDEAVAIHQRSDVCAVPAAGVVAESMVALVVAQAALEKFGGDSLAETTDNVTRYLERLEARPHVPAGSRSR from the coding sequence GTGTTGCGCTGGATAACTGCCGGAGAATCCCACGGTCCCGCTCTCGTCGCCCTCCTCGACGGGATGGTCGCCGGCGTCGAGGTGACGTCGGAGGAGATCTCCGCACAGCTCGCCCGCCGCAGGCTCGGGTACGGGCGCGGCGCCCGGATGAAGTTCGAGGCCGACAAGGTCACCGTGGTCGGCGGCGTGCGGCACGGCCGCACCATGGGCGGCCCGATCGCCATCGAGATCGCCAATACCGAGTGGCCCAAGTGGACGACGGTGATGTCCGCCGACCCGGTCGACGCGGCCGAGCTCGCCGAGCTGGCCCGCAACGCCCCGCTGACCAGGCCGCGCCCCGGCCACGCCGATTTCTCCGGCATGCTCAAGTACGGCTTCGACGACGCCCGCAATGTGCTGGAGCGGGCGAGTGCCAGGGAGACCGCGGCCAGGGTGGCCGCGGGCACCGTCGCCCGCAACTTCCTGCGTCAGACCTTCGGGGTCGAGGTGATCTCGCACGTGATCTCGATCGGCACCGCCCGCAGCACCGCCGAGCACCTGCCCGGCCCCGATGATCTGGACGCCGTCGACGCCAGCCCGGTGCGCGCCTTCGACGCCGACGCCGAGGCCGCGATGATCGCGGAGATCGAGGCGGCCAAGAAGGACGGCGACACCCTCGGCGGCGTGGTCGAGGTGATCGTGACCGGGCTGCCGATCGGGCTAGGCTCCTTCACCAGCGGCGAGAACCGGCTGGACGCCAGGCTCGCGGCCGCGCTCATGGGTATCCAGGCGATCAAGGGCGTCGAGGTCGGAGACGGTTTCGAGACCGCGCGGCGGCGCGGAAGCGAGGCGCACGACGAGATGCGGCCCGGTCCGGACGGCATCCTGCGTTCGACCAACCGGGCCGGTGGGCTCGAGGGCGGGATGACCAACGGCGAGCCGCTGCGCGTGCGCGCCGCGATGAAGCCGATCTCGACGGTGCCGCGCGCGCTCGCCACCGTCGACATGTCGACCGGTGACGAGGCCGTCGCCATCCACCAGCGCTCCGACGTGTGCGCGGTGCCCGCCGCCGGCGTTGTCGCCGAGAGCATGGTGGCGCTGGTCGTCGCACAGGCGGCGCTGGAGAAGTTCGGCGGCGATTCGCTCGCCGAGACCACCGACAACGTCACGCGCTACCTGGAGCGGCTGGAGGCCCGTCCACACGTGCCCGCGGGCAGCCGCTCACGATGA
- the aroB gene encoding 3-dehydroquinate synthase, protein MTEPIRLQVRTADPYEVIVGRGLLGELVESVTAGGGVRSVAIFHQPPLAETAEAVRAAIAESGVDAHRIEIPDAEAGKDLAVAGFCWEVLGRIGLTRNDVVVSLGGGAATDLAGFVAATWMRGVRIVHVPTTLLAMVDAAVGGKTGINTEAGKNLVGSFHEPAAVLVDLVTLETVPRNEIVAGMAEIVKTGFIADPVILDLIEADPQAALDPTGDVLPELIRRSIQVKADVVGTDLREAGLREILNYGHTLGHAIERRERYRWRHGAAVSVGLVFAAELGRLAGRLDDATADRHRSILAALGLPTGYDADALPQLLEHMQTDKKTRSGVLRFVVLDGLAKPGRLEGPDPALLAAAYSVVAKQPTPNNGAVLL, encoded by the coding sequence GTGACAGAGCCGATCCGTCTCCAGGTCCGCACCGCCGACCCGTACGAGGTGATCGTCGGCCGCGGGCTGCTCGGCGAACTCGTCGAGTCCGTCACCGCGGGCGGCGGCGTCCGCTCGGTGGCGATCTTCCACCAGCCGCCGCTGGCCGAGACCGCGGAGGCGGTGCGCGCCGCGATCGCCGAGAGCGGGGTGGACGCGCACCGGATCGAGATCCCGGACGCCGAGGCGGGCAAGGACCTCGCGGTGGCCGGGTTCTGCTGGGAGGTGCTCGGCCGGATCGGGCTGACCCGCAACGACGTCGTGGTCAGCCTGGGTGGCGGCGCCGCCACCGACCTGGCCGGTTTCGTCGCCGCCACCTGGATGCGCGGGGTGCGCATCGTGCACGTGCCGACGACGCTGCTGGCCATGGTGGACGCCGCGGTCGGCGGGAAGACCGGCATCAACACCGAGGCGGGCAAGAACCTGGTCGGCAGCTTCCACGAGCCCGCCGCCGTCCTGGTCGACCTGGTGACGCTGGAGACGGTGCCGCGCAACGAGATCGTGGCCGGGATGGCCGAGATCGTGAAGACCGGGTTCATCGCCGACCCGGTGATCCTCGACCTCATCGAGGCCGACCCGCAGGCCGCGCTCGACCCCACCGGCGACGTGCTGCCCGAGTTGATCCGCCGCTCCATCCAGGTGAAGGCGGACGTGGTCGGCACCGACCTCAGGGAGGCCGGGCTGCGGGAGATCCTGAACTACGGCCACACCCTCGGCCACGCCATCGAGCGCCGCGAGCGCTACCGCTGGCGGCACGGTGCCGCCGTCTCGGTCGGGCTGGTCTTCGCCGCCGAATTGGGCAGGCTGGCCGGGCGCCTCGACGATGCCACCGCCGACCGGCACCGCAGCATCCTGGCCGCGCTCGGGCTGCCCACCGGGTACGACGCGGACGCGCTGCCGCAGCTGCTGGAGCACATGCAGACCGACAAGAAGACCCGCTCCGGGGTACTGCGCTTCGTGGTACTGGACGGTCTGGCCAAGCCGGGCCGCCTCGAGGGGCCGGACCCGGCGCTGCTCGCCGCCGCCTACTCGGTGGTCGCCAAGCAGCCCACGCCGAACAACGGCGCCGTCCTGCTCTGA
- a CDS encoding B-4DMT family transporter, translating into MNTWVLRAVVLGALVVFLRAVLGFAMVNWPTHGGVLRLLCLVVLLAAVVAWGVLDGRADRARVERGGEGADLTMRWLRAALAGGIGSGLVSWILDLLPRFDLGDNGLLFELTAGAAFIVLLIFVPALIGGAIGRRAGGSRKAGAQPQAANA; encoded by the coding sequence ATGAACACATGGGTGCTGCGCGCGGTGGTCCTCGGTGCGCTGGTGGTGTTCCTGCGGGCCGTGCTCGGCTTCGCGATGGTGAACTGGCCCACCCACGGCGGGGTGCTGCGGCTGCTCTGCCTGGTGGTGCTGCTGGCGGCGGTCGTCGCCTGGGGTGTGCTGGACGGCAGGGCCGACCGCGCGCGCGTCGAGCGCGGCGGCGAGGGCGCCGACCTGACCATGCGCTGGCTGCGGGCCGCGCTGGCCGGTGGGATCGGCAGCGGCCTGGTGTCCTGGATCCTTGACCTGCTGCCCCGCTTCGACCTCGGGGACAACGGGCTGCTCTTCGAGCTGACCGCGGGGGCGGCGTTCATCGTGCTGCTGATCTTCGTGCCCGCGCTGATCGGCGGCGCGATCGGTCGCCGGGCCGGTGGTAGCCGCAAGGCCGGCGCCCAGCCGCAGGCCGCGAACGCATAG
- a CDS encoding shikimate dehydrogenase, producing the protein MGADGGRVPAAGSVRRAAVLGSPIAHSRSPQLHLAAYRALGLDWSYERIECDAAALPGLVAGLGPEWAGLSVTMPGKEAALAVADSRTDRAVLVGSANTLVRTAAGWRADCTDVDGVAGALREAGVSAVARAVVLGAGGTARPALLALRDLGASEVTVVARDAGRAAGALELAGRLGLRAAYTGFRLDVLRERCGAADVVISTVPADAAGAVAAAVARAPVVLDALYHPWPTPLASAVSAAGHTVVSGLEMLLNQAFGQVEQFTGQRAPRAAMRAALAATLAG; encoded by the coding sequence GTGGGCGCTGACGGCGGCCGTGTCCCCGCGGCCGGAAGCGTGCGGCGGGCCGCCGTGCTCGGCAGTCCGATCGCGCACTCGCGCTCGCCGCAGCTGCACCTGGCCGCCTACCGCGCGCTCGGGCTGGACTGGAGTTACGAGCGGATCGAGTGCGACGCGGCCGCGCTGCCCGGGCTGGTCGCCGGGCTCGGCCCGGAGTGGGCCGGGCTCTCGGTGACCATGCCGGGCAAGGAGGCGGCGCTGGCCGTCGCCGATTCGCGCACGGATCGTGCCGTGCTGGTCGGCTCCGCGAACACCCTGGTGCGGACCGCGGCCGGGTGGCGGGCCGACTGCACCGACGTCGACGGGGTCGCCGGGGCGTTGCGCGAGGCCGGGGTGTCGGCGGTGGCGCGGGCCGTGGTGCTCGGCGCCGGTGGGACCGCCCGCCCCGCTCTGCTCGCTCTCCGCGATCTCGGTGCCTCCGAGGTGACCGTGGTGGCCAGGGACGCGGGCCGGGCCGCCGGTGCGCTGGAGTTGGCGGGGCGGCTCGGGCTGCGCGCCGCGTACACCGGCTTCCGGCTCGACGTGCTGCGCGAGCGCTGTGGCGCCGCCGACGTCGTGATCAGCACCGTGCCCGCCGACGCGGCCGGCGCGGTCGCGGCCGCGGTGGCTCGGGCGCCGGTCGTGCTCGACGCGCTCTACCACCCGTGGCCGACCCCGCTGGCGAGCGCCGTCTCGGCCGCGGGGCACACCGTGGTGAGCGGGCTGGAGATGCTGCTCAACCAGGCCTTCGGTCAGGTCGAGCAGTTCACGGGGCAGCGGGCGCCGCGCGCGGCCATGCGCGCCGCGCTCGCCGCGACGCTCGCGGGCTGA